In Juglans microcarpa x Juglans regia isolate MS1-56 chromosome 1S, Jm3101_v1.0, whole genome shotgun sequence, the genomic stretch CTCTAGGCTGTAGACAGTTAAGgtctcttattttcttctccttGCTTTCTTCGACTAAATTATTTCTCATtcatttttgagtttattatgatGAGTTGATATTCCTACATACCAACTTTTCCTCCATAGTGGTAACCACAATTGTAACACTCGTAAGCCATGAACTGTTGTGTAAGACTGTAGGACTCGAGGGAGCATATGATTTCTATAATGTTAATATAACTGGCAGCATGATTTCTATCTACATGTTAACAGTTCAACATCGCCCATTacttttacatttaaaaattcTTGGTATTATTTTGTCGAAAATGTAATTGACAAAGGGTACTGTGTATTATGTAAAGACAAAGGGAATGACTCTTAATGTTATGATTCTTAATATCGTGCTTGGAGGAGAAAAATAATTCTTAGCATTATTTCTGTCTTCAAATCTCTGTTACAGGGAGAGCAGTCAGAGCATATCATACCCAGGATACAATGGTGGTGGGGCCAGCACCGGAACCACCTACACCGGAAATTCTGGGTCCGGTGGTGATGGGGACTACTTTGGAATGATATTTGGGGGAGGCGCCATGGCTGCGGCACCACCCGCAGCCCCATCTTCTACTTCAATCATTTTACCccttgtaattattttaatttggcaCACTACCACTGatcttcatctcctattatcatTTCCCTTATTATTGGCATTATGAAAGTGGTGAGGGAAAGAATATTTAGGTTAAATTCATCACTATCtaaggagaaaaagaggaaCCTCCTGATCAATTTGATTTCTTGGCCACCccttagtatatattatttattgaggAGCATCAACTAATCGTCGAGGTGAATGGTATCACCAATTATGAGGCCCATTTTGTTGGGGgcttttatttcatattatagCTTATTTTTTTAGGCCTTCTGACGCTATTATACGAaacttgattttgttttggttcgTTTTGACTCGAGAAAGCCGTGTAGAGCCCATCAACTATCAAGGAGAAAGAAAAGGTCTGAATGAGGTGGCGTTACGGATATCTCGTCAATACATGGCCCCATAATGTATCTTTAATCGAACTTTTTTCCCAATGATTTTGTGGTTTTTCTTGTTAGTAGTAATAATAACGTATTTGAGATGGCATGTCTCAATGTGGGACAAAATTCCCAGCCGTTCAAGTGTTAGTGGGGTTCCGATTCGTCGTGCTCTGCATGCCCCCTCACACACGTTTTCTAGCAGCGTAGACTGTGACCTCTGGCCGCATGTAATCATCACTCGGTAGAAAAGGGCATAACTGTAACCAAGTAACCTTGCTTTGATTTTCACGCCAAACATGGGCTAGGTAGttatatttgagttaagattattttagataaaaaataaaaaaatattattacaatattaattttttgatattataattattattttgagatttggaaaagttaaattatttattatattttatataaaaatataagaaaattataaagatgaaatgaaatatttttagagtgCAAACAGGACCTTAGAATAGGAAAATGCGGTCTCAATACCTACTTCTCATATACAAACAATACacacctcattttattttgattttcacaAGTCAATATCAAAGTAGAGAGAATATAATTGCTAAGAAAATAGACGAGAATCTTATTGTTATCGGATAATGGATATGGAGTTTAACGGTAGGACTTTCATCTTTCTTACTTGTCTGGATCTATCAAACCGCCCTTTTTAGACAGTATTTTGGCTTTTGTTCACCTTTGACAATCCAGCTCCGTTGTCGTCCGCCATCACCTGTCCGGTCTCCGCTGCTTTTACATGTTCTCGGAACTTCTTATAGATGTCACTCTTATAAAAGTGTGAAGTCCTTAGCACCAAAATAAACGAAAGAAGCGCCCCAAACAAGGTCACGGCAGTAATAAGAATGAAAGGCAGTTTAAAGCAATCACCCCCTACACAATTTAGTTCCTCCCCAGGCTTTCTCTCGAGCCCCAACGCTGCCAGTTGCTTCTTAGCCTCCCTATCGTATAAATACCCTGTTGTCTTCACATTCAGCAAAAAGGACCCAACTGGGCTAGCCACTACCCCGAAATTGTACAGAGTGGAGTAGTACTTAAGGCCAAAAAGTTCAGAGATTATGGCGAAAATTAGAGGCCACTGTGATCCAAAACATAGCCCAATTATGACTGATGAAATATAAAGTGCGTATGGAGCGCTGAATGCGATCAGAAGAAACCCAACACATGATAATAGAAGGACTAGAGTGAGCATGAGAGTACGAGGGAACTTGTACTTGGTTAAAAGGATTTCAGACACCACACCTCCGACGATCTTTCCGAAGTATATCCATATGCTAATAAGGGACGCGAACATGCTGATATCTGCACGCGAATATCCGAAGGAAAGTCCGATCTGTCCCAAGTTGTCCATCACCGTTAATGTGCCCCCAGAACGCAAGTTGTAGCCAAGAACAGCAGTAACATATCGATGCTGAAAACCGCTTGGAGTATGGTGTGGTCCTCCCCTCTTTCTACCTTCTGAAACATGGTTTTCCAGCAGGAATCTTGATTTCCTGCACTTGCATTCGGAGGCGAAAAGGTTGGCGAAGTAAACGGCAGTGCTTTTGCAGATGGAGGTGTGTCAGGGATTTGTTTCTCAATCTCAGACGTTATCGTAGACGGTGAACGATCATTGATAACTTTGTTATTGCTCTTCCAAAGCATATACTCTTGCTTAATAACGACAGCAAGTGGGAGAAAGAGCAAGAAAAGCACACCGGCAACACTACCACCGTATGCGCTTTGCGTGAATTTGCTTTTCTTCTGTACGATGATCATAATAAGCAAAAACCCAGCAAGACTGAGTGAAATATAGAGGAACTGAAAGAAAACTTTGGCCTCCTTAGGCTGCCGAGCACCCTTAATTATTCTGATGACTCGAATAAAAATGAAGGATACAGCCATTGGAAGAGATGCCATTAGGAAAATCAAAGACTTGGTGTCGTTGCCATAGAAGGCGTGGTAAAACTGCGTCATAATTGCGGTACTCAGACTGAGATAACCGTTACTCACGCCGATCACGACGCCACGGCTTTCTGGGAAGTTCTTAACGCAGGTGATGAGGGCTCCAGTGTTGGTGAAGGTATGGGAATTAGCCCCGATGAAGATGTAAAAGCACATATGCCAGACTTTTGGCCGAGCAATTTTTTGGGTCACGGCGAGCCATAGCATGAAGTACCCACAAAAATTGAAAGCTGCACCCACAGATAAGACAACCCAGGTGGGTGTGATCTCGTTGATTAGGCCTGAAACGAGGCCGATGTTGGAGCCCAAGTCCTT encodes the following:
- the LOC121247818 gene encoding uncharacterized protein LOC121247818, encoding MVFPAEGGGDGGWADMRSLAFQVLRGRWLMVFATFILMSVSGASYSFGLYSNDIKSTLGYDQSTLNLLSFFKDLGSNIGLVSGLINEITPTWVVLSVGAAFNFCGYFMLWLAVTQKIARPKVWHMCFYIFIGANSHTFTNTGALITCVKNFPESRGVVIGVSNGYLSLSTAIMTQFYHAFYGNDTKSLIFLMASLPMAVSFIFIRVIRIIKGARQPKEAKVFFQFLYISLSLAGFLLIMIIVQKKSKFTQSAYGGSVAGVLFLLFLPLAVVIKQEYMLWKSNNKVINDRSPSTITSEIEKQIPDTPPSAKALPFTSPTFSPPNASAGNQDSCWKTMFQKVERGEDHTILQAVFSIDMLLLFLATTCVLGAH